From one Sus scrofa isolate TJ Tabasco breed Duroc chromosome 9, Sscrofa11.1, whole genome shotgun sequence genomic stretch:
- the LOC110255364 gene encoding LOW QUALITY PROTEIN: olfactory receptor 51B6-like (The sequence of the model RefSeq protein was modified relative to this genomic sequence to represent the inferred CDS: inserted 3 bases in 3 codons) codes for MWLNSSAXPFLLTGFPGLEKAHRWLSIPVLVVYVSILLGNGALLFLIRADHNLHEPVYSFLAMLAATDLGVTLTTMPTVLGVLWLNHREIGHRASFSQAYFIHTLSVVESGXLLAMAYDRFIAICNPQRYASILTNTRVLRIGVGVLTRAGLSVMPVILRLPWFPSCRSHVLSHAFCLHQDVIKVACANVXYPVVAVFAVVSVHVLIVFFSYIVILKTVTGIASGEGRAKALDTCVSHTCCILVFYITVVGLTFIHRFGRHAPHVVHITMSYVCFLFPPFMNPVIYSIKTKQIQSGMIRFFSLPHSRALPLTHCPLKHQVGNPDRLTALLVAATKKAGLMETNLSAV; via the exons ATGTGGCTCAACAGCTCTG TCCCCTTTCTGCTCACTGGCTTCCCGGGTCTGGAGAAGGCCCACCGCTGGCTCTCCATCCCGGTATTGGTGGTTTACGTCTCCATACTTCTTGGTAATGGCGCCCTTCTCTTTCTCATCAGGGCCGATCATAACCTCCATGAGCCCGTGTACTCTTTCTTGGCTATGCTGGCAGCCACTGACCTTGGAGTGACCCTGACCACGATGCCCACGGTTCTGGGTGTGCTGTGGTTGAATCACAGAGAGATTGGCCACAGGGCCAGCTTCTCTCAGGCCTACTTTATTCACACGCTTTCTGTCGTGGAGTCTG GTTTGCTcgccatggcctatgaccgttTCATTGCCATCTGCAACCCCCAGAGATATGCTTCCATCCTCACCAACACCAGGGTCCTAAGGATTGGGGTGGGGGTCTTGACAAGGGCTGGTCTGTCAGTTATGCCGGTAATCCTTCGCCTTCCCTGGTTTCCCTCCTGTCGATCCCATGTCCTCTCCCATGCTTTCTGTCTGCACCAAGATGTCATCAAGGTAGCCTGTGCCAACG TCTACCCAGTGGTGGCTGTATTTGCAGTGGTCTCAGTGCACGTTCTCATCGTCTTCTTCTCCTACATTGTCATCCTCAAGACTGTCACGGGCATCGCTTCTGGAGAAGGAAGGGCCAAGGCCCTCGACACGTGCGTCTCCCACACCTGCTGCATCCTGGTTTTCTACATCACTGTGGTGGGGCTGACCTTTATCCACAGGTTTGGAAGGCACGCGCCTCATGTGGTGCACATCACCATGAGCTATGTCTGCttccttttccccccttttatgAACCCTGTCATCTACAGCATTAAAACCAAGCAGATCCAGAGCGGCATGATTCgcttcttctctctgcctcattCTAGAGCACTGCCTTTGACACACTGCCCTCTGAAGCATCAGGTGGGGAACCCAGACAGACTGACAGCTTTGTTGGTGGCAGCAACTAAGAAAGCTGGATTAATGGAAACCAACCTCTCTGCTGTTTAG
- the LOC100625386 gene encoding olfactory receptor 51M1-like produces MPAQYPLSAHLARLSNLTQFSPMLYLTGLPGLEAMQPWIFIFLFLLYLVAISGNCLILMIIKTSPHLHAPMYHLLSFLALTDLGLSVSTLPTTMGIFWFNSRGIYFGACQMQMFCIHSFSFMESSVLLVMSFDRFVAICYPLRYSALITGQRVVRAGLVVILRGPVALVPIVLLLRTFPYCGSRVLSHSFCLHQEVIHLACTDTTFNNLYGLTLVMFTVVLDLVLIALSYGVILHTVARLASKEERLRAFQTCTSHLCAVLVFFVPMVGLSLIHRFGKQAPPAVHLFMANVYLFVPPVLNPIIYSIKTKEIRHVLCKLLGLRNQAESWGSPVSGMPRRGSRIRPKGCSR; encoded by the coding sequence ATGCCAGCCCAGTACCCCCTCAGTGCTCACCTCGCGCGCCTGTCCAACCTCACGCAGTTTAGTCCCATGCTCTACCTCACTGGCCTCCCTGGGTTGGAAGCCATGCAGCCCTGgattttcatcttccttttcctcctgtaCCTCGTGGCCATCTCAGGCAACTGCCTCATCCTGATGATTATCAAGACCAGCCCTCACCTGCACGCCCCCATGTACCACCTCCTCTCCTTTCTGGCCCTCACGGACCTGGGCCTGTCCGTGTCCACCCTGCCCACCACGATGGGCATCTTTTGGTTCAACTCCCGTGGCATCTACTTTGGAGCCTGCCAGATGCAGATGTTCTGCATCCACTCCTTTTCCTTCATGGAGTCCTCAGTACTGCTGGTCATGTCCTttgaccgctttgtggccatctgctaCCCCCTCAGGTACTCGGCCCTCATCACTGGCCAGAGAGTGGTCAGGGCCGGCCTGGTTGTCATCCTCCGGGGACCTGTAGCCCTTGTGCCCATTGTTCTCCTCCTGAGGACGTTTCCTTACTGTGGGTCTCGCGTCCTCTCCCATTCGTTCTGTCTACACCAGGAGGTGATACACTTGGCCTGCACGGACACCACCTTCAACAACCTGTACGGGCTGACGCTGGTCATGTTCACTGTGGTGCTGGACCTGGTGCTCATTGCTCTGTCCTACGGCGTCATCCTGCACACGGTGGCGAGACTGGCCTCCAAAGAGGAGCGGCTCCGAGCCTTCCAAACCTGTACTTCACACCTCTGCGCTGTGCTGGTGTTCTTTGTGCCCATGGTGGGGCTGTCCCTGATTCACCGCTTTGGGAAGCAGGCGCCACCTGCCGTCCACCTTTTTATGGCCAACGTCTACCTCTTCGTGCCCCCCGTGCTGAACCCCATCATATACAGTATTAAGACCAAGGAGATTCGCCATGTCCTCTGCAAGCTCCTGGGTCTTAGAAACCAGGCTGAGTCCTGGGGCTCACCAGTCTCTGGGATGCCCAGAAGAGGATCCCGAATCAGGCCAAAGGGTTGCAGCAGGTAG
- the LOC100519554 gene encoding olfactory receptor 52A1-like, protein MSISNVTILTPSVLTLTGIPGLESVQSWIGIPFCAMYLTAVLGNSWLLSIIRSERSLREPMYLFLGMLAATDIALSTSIVPKMLGIFWFHVSEIYFDACLLQMWLIHTFQGIESGILLAMALDRYVAICSPLRHAAIFTQQLVTQIGAVVTLRAAIIVAPCLVLIKCRLHFYHTTVISHSYCEHMAIVKLAAENVQVNKIYGLFVAFTVAGFDLTVITLSYVEIFMAVFRLPQKEARLKAVHTCIPHICVFLQFYLLAFFSFFTHRFGGHIPPYIHILFSSIYLVVPPCLNPLVYGAKTKQIRIHVTKMLCS, encoded by the coding sequence ATGTCCATTTCCAACGTCACGATCCTCACACCCTCTGTGTTGACACTGACAGGGATCCCAGGCCTGGAGTCTGTGCAGAGCTGGATCGGGATTCCATTCTGTGCCATGTATCTCACTGCTGTGCTGGGAAATTCCTGGCTTCTGAGCATCATCAGGTCAGAACGCAGCCTCCGTGAGCCCATGTACCTGTTCCTAGGCATGCTGGCAGCCACGGATATCGCACTCAGTACCAGCATTGTGCCCAAGATGCTTGGGATCTTCTGGTTTCATGTCTCAGAGATTTATTTTGATGCCTGCTTGCTTCAGATGTGGCTCATCCACACATTTCAGGGCATCGAGTCAGGCATCCTGCTGGCCATGGCCctggaccgctatgtggccatctgttcTCCCCTGAGGCATGCTGCCATCTTTACCCAGCAGCTAGTCACTCAGATTGGGGCTGTGGTAACACTCAGGGCTGCCATTATTGTAGCCCCATGCCTCGTCCTGATAAAGTGTCGACTGCACTTTTATCATACGACAGTCATCTCCCACTCCTACTGTGAGCACATGGCCATTGTGAAACTGGCTGCAGAAAACGTCCAAGTCAACAAAATCTACGGTCTGTTTGTGGCCTTCACTGTTGCAGGGTTTGACCTCACAGTCATCACTCTGTCCTATGTCGAAATATTCATGGCAGTGTTTCGTCTGCCCCAGAAGGAGGCCAGGCTGAAAGCGGTCCACACTTGCATCCCTCACATCTGCGTCTTCCTGCAGTTCTACCTCcttgctttcttctccttcttcacaCACAGGTTTGGTGGGCACATCCCCCCTTACATCCACATCCTCTTCTCCAGCATCTACTTGGTGGTCCCTCCGTGCCTCAATCCGCTTGTCTATGGGGCAAAGACCAAGCAGATCCGCATCCATGTGACAAAAATGCTCTGTTCGTGA